ctaacagaaaacaaataaagtaaactacggGGCAGAAAACTGGCGAAAaagaatagagatttgaagatcagtaaggaaggggctaaatgaatctgaaagggaagagagttccaaacaagtgtggcagcaaccaaaaaggcaaTTTTGGGGGTCCTAGAACTCTGAACCTCTCGAAAATaaaggaccgacaaaagggccatctgagatgatctaacaggacgggatgtaactgggtgggagaggctgttctgtaggtaaacaggcgccaagccccgcaaggctttgaaggtaagaaccaggactttaaattgaatTTGGAAGCGAATGGATAATcagtgcagtgactgcaggagaggtgttaccctctcatattttctggcacccatgagtcaGTGAGCCACTgtattctggacccgttgtagcttcccaATCATCTttaaaggtaaccctagataaagcatgttacaataatctaagctggagataacaagggcatgagaCACTGTCATtagtgcctgccgatcaaggtaacggagtaattggcgaaccagatgaagcagggtaaaagcacttctggccacagcctccacctgctgttcaagcaggaggcatgAGTCCAAAAGAACCCACAAGTCACGAACAaactcctttgggggcagcgccaccccatctaaaaaaaGGTTCACATCCAACTGTTGATCTAACATCtacaaaaggacattgtggaactggaaaaggtgcaaaagagggcaaccaagatgatcagggcctagagttCCTGATGTCTCGCAGAGACTTCTGTGTAAAATTTGGAagttatgtgaatgcacacctccattccggaggagatgtgaactaaaagccgggcgTGAAAAAGCTCCTTATGTGGGATTGTGCCAGGACGGAAAaactctggtcctcctgcagatgttgcctacaactcccatcatacatgACTACATAGGTACTGTGACAgaggatgatagaagttgtagtccaaaactagCTGGAAAGGCAAAGCTGTTAACATCATGGCATGATTATGCCATGATGTCTTCCTGGTACACCGCccttcttgttttttaaattgggtGGTATAGTAAGTAAGAAAGTAAATAGTTATGGATATTCTGACAGCCTCTGCTACTAAGATTATGacaatgaaaaatatttattttgctttttgactatacacacacacacacacacacatatatatatagacacatacacacatatatatacacacacacacacacacacaaataagagTGTAAGATAGAtttatgtccccaaagggcttaccatctaaaaaacaaacataagattgatGCCAGGACCTGCCACtaactagagggatgctgtgctggggttggatagggacagttcctctcccccggctaaataaagagaatcaccgctttgaaAAGGGACCTCTTTCCTCTATTAGCAAGGGACTAGCAATGGTTGGAAACAGGTTTGTTACATGGGCCACTGGAATACAAACCGAGAAATATAATCTAACTTTATTAGTAAGCACATAAAATACAatactgctatttttaaaaacctctaaaaagcaGCTAACATTTCTGTTCCACTTCAGCTGAATGCTCAGATGCCTCAGAAGTTGATCGAACTCCATCAATGGGAAAAGCTTCAGATcacatttctcccccttcttaaAGCACTTAAAAACATTGAACCCAGCACAataaaagacacaattaaaactaCCAGGGAGCTCCTCATTGAGAAGCCACTTAAAAATAGTGGATAACACAGGTCAAAAATGAAGAACACTCAAAGGACATAATTAGTTTCAGACAAACAAATTGTAATTTTGCCTGTGTGGATTTCTTGAGGTGAAAAGCAGTATGTGTTgtgactgaaactctttccacactccaaataGTTACATTTCCTCTTCAGTGTGTATTTTATCCTGTTCATTAAGGCATGATTCATCATCAAAGCTCTTGCTAGAATGCTAGCATTGTAAAAATGTCTCTCTTCAAGGGTTTCTTTCATGTGCATGGTGGATTATTTAGCGACAGAAACTCTCTCCACCCTCCAAGCATTTCTATGGTTTCTTCACTtcatggattctttgatgtgcaGTAAGATGTTGTTTCAGAGCAAATCTTTTCCCACACTGCGAGCATGTGTAGGGCTTTTCTCCTGTGTGTGTTCTTTCATGTCTAGTAAGATTAGTTTGCTGagcaaagcttttcccacagtaTGAGCAtgaatatggtttctcccctgtgtgagttCTTTGATGTACAGTAAGATGATGTTTCAGagcaaagctttttccacactgtgAGCATGAATAtggcttttctcctgtgtggcTTCCTGAATGGGCAATAAGGTTTTCGATATGAAgaaatctctttccacactccaagcatttatatggttccaCTCCATTATGGGTTCTTTTGTGCATAGTAAGCTTTAGATGCCGCCTGAAGGTctttccacactcagaacacctatAGAGTGTCTCTCCTTTGTGGGTTCTTAGATGTCTCGTAAGCTGTGGGCACCTCCTGAAGGTTTCGTCACACACTGAGCATCTATATCTTCTGAGAAGCCTAGTAAGGTACCTCAAAACCCTCTCTTTTGTTGATGGCTGGGCTCTGGGGTCTTGCTTAGAAATAGACAAGAGTGCTTCAGGATCATTGCAGACTGCAGTCCCCTGAACGTTATGAGGGCCATCACCTGTTTCTTCTGACCTTTCCCCTATTGGGGGGCCTGTGGGGTTTTGGTCCTCCATTTGTCCCCCTAAAAACCGAGCTGCAGACTACAGTCAGCCCCAGGATAAATGACAGTGGTCCAGACTGCTGTGTTGAGGCTCTTCATCTGGAAATGGGAAGAAGAGAATGAACCTAGGTAGGCAAGTGACCTCCAATATGCAgcgacaaatttatttatttatctgtcaaatttgtacaccgctccaaactttcatctctgggcagttaacaacaatataaaagaagtttaatcttaaaacaattaaggcaatctaaaaattaaaaacagctgggaaagcttggctgaagagttgggttttcaagtgctttttaaaaactgtcatttTCAGATACCCTGACGTGGAAAACATCAATTCTGGTACCAACAGCAGAGGCAGGACCAGGAAGCTATCATGGAGTTGAATAATATGTACAAAATTAATTATCTCCTTTATGGGTCTACAGTCATTGGGCATCATTGGGGGCGGGAtatgggcccccaatgaattgcttagAGCCCCCAATCTCTTCAGCCCAGGGCTGGTGTATTGATACTTTATCTTCACCTCCTGTCCAATATTTGTTTACCCAGTAATATTTTCTGATGGATCAGAACATAATTTTCTATTACCCAGTCAGATTTCAGTATAGAGGTATgtttttctgatgggtaatgttttatGATTGATGAGACTGACCTTTTTCAGCACCCATTCACATTTCAATACTAGGGGAAGCTCTTCTGATGGCTAATGTTTGCTGATTTACTCAGCCATAATTTCTCATCCCATCAGATTTCAGTATTTTTGAATCATGTATCCTGAGTGTGAAgataaagtgtgctatcaagtcattGTTGATTCCTggcatgtggttgtctttgatagaataccggagggatttatcattgccatctcccgcacagtatgagatgattgtTGGAaatggaattccagtgcatcgacctttggCACCaaatatcctaatgaccactaggggcactgggagtagagacagtgagtaagggtctccctaactcttctacctgtctctactctatgacccctgatctgactcttccgcacttcctgggctgagtcacaatccttcctttcctcttagagaacagatggaaataTCTATCTCCCGCCTTACCTTttcaagtgtatttaaccaataaatacttagtatttagttctacaaggatctccatgtgttttctctaaatagttgcaacaactgaaccatcctctgctaaCCACTCTGTAACTAGAGTGTGTGCTTATTCCTTAGTCCTTTGCTGTTTTGCCCACTGgggtaacaatttaaaaaacccccacCAATGAtccctttctgcatcttcctaaatcactgctacccgatataaatccccataccagcggggattcaaaccagcaacctctggcttgctaatcaagtcatttccccgctgtgccattaggtgggacTGGACCATCATTTCCCATTGCTCTgtcagggtaagggcactggccaggggcatagctataattgagcgaaagggttcaaagaacacaggcccccagctcctgagggccctccaggtccatccctccctattttcttcattatctccctcactctgggggtctgccagagagagggatgaacacaggccccatctctcctagctacacccctggcactgGCTACAaatggagagactgagcatgctcttttCTTGCCGGTTCACCAGGCATTGCACAGTACATGCAATTTGCCTTAACAAACACCACTGCCGTCTTTCCCCCTTTGGAGTTCAGCGTTATTTGGGTGCCAATAACTGTGTGGCACAAGCCACAAAATCTAGTTCTTTTCTGTAGAAGATGAATTTTTTTCCTTACGAGCCTTTGGTGTTAGATTGTCTGCATTTGTATTAACTAAGtaataagagcataagaacagccctgctggatcaggcccaaggcccatctagtccagcatcctgtttctcacagtggaccaccaggtgctgctggaagccacaggcaggagttgagggcatgccctctctcctgccattactcccctgcaactggttctcagagccatcctgctgTCATTCTAACCAAAACCTGTAGAGGCTGCTTGGGGTTCCAAGACAAGTCTAAGAAATACATTATCAGGCTGCAACTCTTCTTTCTGTGTTTTGGGCCACCAAGGTGCTGCTTCTATCCAGCCTCCCACAAGAACATCCCCCACTCCAGGCTTTTAAATGcagaaagtgttgggaattctctgtggtgagagaatccctttctcattatagcagagtgcacagaggcacaacacagtggaatttacttaggcatgcgggtatgctgagagtaaagtaacttggagccaattcatagtttcaaatcaatatataaggcatttattaaggaactccattctagataggaaagtgaggagttaggatctctaatctatctatctagctggatgcagatggattctgcatcttctctatacacatggtgcagggagaggagcttgccatgttgcaaggtagaagggcaggtagggaagagagagagaagaagtggctgtggctggaaggaaggaactccctgaGATTagcattccaaagggatagtgtcaaagcagtagagaagggataaccaatgtcttgaccctctagccctctgactcactagtctgtcccagcggcgtaacgatagggggggcagggggcatgtgcccccggcgccatcttcgcgggtcacgtggggggcgccaccatgacccccgccgatccccgatttttttaaaaaaaattcctttaaTAAAAATTTCTCCAGGAGGAACGGTCCCCGCGTGGCGCccgcagcgcccccccccccccgctactggcctggcttggcggcgggcgccgaATGCTCATTGCTCACTGTCGTGTATGTCGAGTGGAGTGTCAAACTaggccagaaagaggccctctagtggttTGTTGCCTGCCAgccagggtgagggagggggTCTCAGTCTCTtcacgcacgcacgcacgacTCGGCCGGCATGCCGAGTCACGCTGTGCATGCGTGCGTGACGTCCGTCCTCCCTCGCCTTATGCACGTGGCGTGGTCCCGGAGCCGGAGGAAGAGCGTGAGCGTCGGCTGCAGGGCAGGTGCAGGCAGGAGGGCCGCCGAGTTCCCCGCACCGCAGTTTGCACCAGCAAAGCCAAAGCAGCCAGCGCAGCAGGTCAAAGAAGTCCTGAGTCCCGACCGACTCCGTCCCGACAACACGCAGCTTTTTCTCGCCGCCGCCGGTCCTTCAGGTGCTGAGTGAATGATCATTCAAACGTTGTGGATCAGGGGGGCGGCGGGTGCCGAGGGAAAAGAGGAGGCCAACTAACCCCCGCCTGCTGTGCTGCCTAACGTTGGGTTGGCCCGCCAAAGACGTGATCGAGGGAGGCAGGGTGCTTTTTTTCCTGAATCCTTGCCTTGCTCGGCTCCAAGAGACCAAAACTTAAATTCTGGCCCGGGGGCTCATCATTCGTCCCCAATCGCCGGCGCCGCTTCCGCCTGGGCGAAAGTGAAAGCAGCTCCCGGGCCGGGCGGGGGGCGCCACAGCGGGGCTtgtgtgccgccgccgccgccccccctgcctcccccccctgcACACGTCTTGGCCAAgaacggcagcagcagcaggagggcgaGGAGACCCACGTCCTCCCAACCAAAAGCAGcttcttggctgctgttcccttccCAACTCTGATAATTTCATGTTCCTATCAATACCATGCATTCTGCAGAGTTTTATATTACACCTTTCGGCACAAAAGGCATTCAAAATAGCTACACACAAAAATGCCCCAGCTCCACGCGCACTCTCTTTCCCAAGCTTCCTCTtccatttccctctttctctgtatctcgcttgcgctctctctttcccaacaagcctccctccttctctctatcgCGCTCTCACTCTCTTTCCGAAGCTGCCGCCGTTTCTCTTgctctgtatctctctctctctctctctttcccatcccAAGCCAGATGCTCACTTCCCCCCATCCCTCGGCCACGGTGGAAGCAATTTTAAAGGAAAAGCACAAAGGTTTGGCGGAACGAAGTAGCTCCTCTCAAAGCCTGCACccgtctctccccacccccagtgaagGCTCTTACCCCatccttttcctctttctttccccttctcccttctgatCCAAATGTAATCTTAcccaaaattatgagaaaaacGACTCTATTTTTCCCCCCTTACAAGTGCTCCAAGTTCAGTGTGATGATGATTTGGCAAAGATGGATAgggagaacaatgcattttataatgtgttttgTACAGATTGTCTTGTATTAGAttgaattttaattaaatttatttcatATGAATTTAAATTATTCTTGGCCTGCCAGAatgtcaaaagttaaattttgattaaattcatttttaattaatttcactttaatttaattttatttgattgattgattgatattgttactctaataatctagaaatgtggggtggggtgggggttgagaggATTGCAAAAGGATGTGTTCTTGCACTCTGAAATTGGAGCATGTAAGTTGCTGACAATAC
Above is a window of Hemicordylus capensis ecotype Gifberg chromosome 2, rHemCap1.1.pri, whole genome shotgun sequence DNA encoding:
- the LOC128342486 gene encoding zinc finger protein 135-like isoform X2, which gives rise to MEDQNPTGPPIGERSEETGDGPHNVQGTAVCNDPEALLSISKQDPRAQPSTKERVLRYLTRLLRRYRCSVCDETFRRCPQLTRHLRTHKGETLYRCSECGKTFRRHLKLTMHKRTHNGVEPYKCLECGKRFLHIENLIAHSGSHTGEKPYSCSQCGKSFALKHHLTVHQRTHTGEKPYSCSYCGKSFAQQTNLTRHERTHTGEKPYTCSQCGKRFALKQHLTAHQRIHEVKKP